A window of the Isosphaera pallida ATCC 43644 genome harbors these coding sequences:
- a CDS encoding rhomboid family intramembrane serine protease, with amino-acid sequence MNTPPPSPTTPPASTHPFPTPAVEPPPGRWDWLRECPATWFLMLVWVTLFGWGLARSGGEWSIRRVLVGEAIRLSVLKDMGASIPSRVVSGQFQRVVTANHLHLNVLHLGLNLLGLYFLGRIVEEWYGAGQFLGVALLIGTGGNAVSAVVRVVLGRGELISVGGSTLVFGLIGLCAVVGMRTHTRYGQHLRQQMFLLLFINGVIGFLVPGVDNLNHAAGAAMGGLVGLGDLWMFHRAGRTINRGIALVAALAVAVSFGVQVQAARAEATRAELLRTLAQLQLSALQNRIQWDALRRNHQMLAAPDLGLNSLTEFQLYFIKRSTGLPRTLRFVGLTPRVRRALRDALRSALESDRIPWDGPDPEARRRLRELIARALFKNPTPEELVEVGELIQKIDRADQAQLEKRLAHLLGTDQVRIVERIEPRQRPAQRARPPDALTKP; translated from the coding sequence ATGAACACCCCCCCACCCTCGCCAACGACGCCCCCCGCCTCGACCCATCCGTTCCCGACGCCCGCCGTCGAACCACCGCCCGGTCGCTGGGATTGGCTGCGCGAGTGCCCGGCTACCTGGTTTTTGATGCTGGTTTGGGTGACCTTGTTCGGCTGGGGATTGGCGCGATCGGGAGGCGAATGGTCGATCCGCAGAGTCCTCGTCGGCGAGGCGATTCGCCTGAGTGTCCTCAAAGATATGGGTGCGTCGATTCCAAGTCGGGTTGTCTCCGGTCAATTCCAACGGGTCGTCACCGCGAATCATCTTCATCTCAACGTTCTTCACCTCGGCTTGAATCTCTTGGGGTTGTACTTCCTCGGAAGGATCGTCGAGGAGTGGTATGGCGCAGGTCAGTTTTTGGGAGTGGCTTTACTGATTGGAACGGGTGGCAACGCGGTTTCGGCGGTTGTGCGGGTGGTTTTGGGCCGGGGCGAACTGATCTCGGTGGGCGGCTCGACCTTGGTGTTCGGCCTGATTGGTCTGTGCGCCGTGGTCGGGATGCGGACGCACACCCGCTACGGCCAGCATCTGCGCCAACAAATGTTCTTGCTCTTGTTCATCAATGGCGTGATTGGATTTTTGGTGCCGGGCGTGGACAACCTTAACCATGCCGCTGGCGCGGCGATGGGCGGTCTGGTGGGGCTCGGCGATCTTTGGATGTTTCATCGCGCGGGGCGGACGATCAACCGCGGGATCGCCCTGGTCGCCGCCTTGGCGGTCGCGGTGTCCTTCGGGGTTCAGGTCCAGGCCGCGCGGGCTGAGGCGACGCGGGCTGAGTTGCTTCGAACCCTTGCCCAACTTCAATTGTCGGCCCTCCAAAACCGCATTCAATGGGACGCCCTCCGTCGTAACCACCAAATGTTGGCCGCGCCCGACTTAGGGTTGAACTCGCTGACCGAATTCCAACTCTACTTCATCAAACGATCGACCGGTCTTCCACGCACCCTTCGATTCGTCGGTCTCACTCCACGAGTGCGCCGGGCGTTGCGTGACGCTTTACGGTCCGCTCTGGAATCCGACCGCATCCCCTGGGATGGTCCCGATCCCGAGGCGCGGCGGCGGTTACGCGAACTGATCGCCCGAGCATTGTTCAAAAACCCGACCCCAGAGGAACTCGTGGAGGTCGGTGAACTGATTCAGAAGATCGACCGGGCCGACCAAGCCCAGTTGGAAAAGCGTCTCGCCCACCTGTTGGGGACCGATCAGGTGCGGATCGTCGAACGGATCGAGCCGCGGCAACGCCCCGCCCAACGTGCGAGACCGCCCGACGCCTTGACGAAGCCCTAA
- a CDS encoding phosphoadenylyl-sulfate reductase yields the protein MSSTVAESPTGSSSFANLVRGQDVAISCRTTGEAAGETGSEDWEAVSRSLEGRTAWEILEWAVGRFGDRLTMATAFGPEGCVLIHMLANVAPKTRVFNLDTGYQFAETLAMRERIRARYGIEVEWVRPETSVEEYEAGHPRPLYETDPDRCCRDRKILPLKRAIQGYDAWITAIRADQSPDRARARLVGPDPKFGLIKINPLLYWTRRDVWAFVVSNQVPYNPLHDRGYTSIGCWPCTRPAHDPNDERSGRWAGQAKTECGLHSLDSSRL from the coding sequence ATGTCCTCGACCGTAGCCGAATCGCCCACTGGGTCGTCCTCTTTTGCCAATTTAGTGCGTGGCCAGGATGTCGCCATCTCATGTCGGACGACAGGCGAGGCAGCGGGTGAGACCGGTTCGGAGGATTGGGAAGCGGTCTCGCGAAGCCTGGAGGGACGGACCGCCTGGGAAATTCTCGAGTGGGCGGTTGGACGCTTCGGCGACCGGCTGACGATGGCCACCGCGTTTGGTCCCGAGGGCTGCGTGCTGATCCATATGCTGGCCAACGTCGCACCCAAGACCCGGGTCTTCAACTTGGACACCGGCTACCAATTCGCCGAGACCTTGGCGATGCGAGAACGGATTCGCGCGCGTTACGGTATCGAGGTGGAGTGGGTCCGTCCCGAAACCAGTGTGGAGGAATACGAGGCGGGTCACCCTCGTCCGCTTTACGAGACCGACCCCGACCGCTGCTGCCGGGACCGCAAGATTCTGCCGTTGAAGCGGGCGATTCAGGGTTACGACGCCTGGATCACCGCGATCCGGGCCGACCAATCGCCCGACCGGGCCCGAGCGCGTTTGGTGGGACCGGACCCGAAGTTCGGCCTGATCAAGATCAACCCCCTGCTCTATTGGACCCGGCGCGACGTGTGGGCATTTGTGGTGAGCAACCAGGTGCCTTACAATCCGCTTCACGATCGGGGCTACACCTCGATCGGCTGTTGGCCCTGCACCCGTCCCGCCCACGACCCCAACGACGAACGCTCGGGACGTTGGGCTGGTCAGGCCAAAACCGAATGCGGCCTTCATTCGCTCGATAGCAGCCGCCTCTAA
- a CDS encoding NAD(P)H-dependent glycerol-3-phosphate dehydrogenase, producing the protein MATTYAPSSAVTILGTGGMGTALALLWPRKGREVRLWGRDPSRVERIARQRINEDHLPGVRLDPAIVVTADPARALDGATLIVVAVPSAFLGATLEDLAHRAGVPAPHVPVLSVIKGIEPGTSARPTEIVRRVWGQRPLAVLSGPGHAEEMARGLPTSQVVAGDQLELGIQVQEALNSSRLRIYTNDDPIGVELAGALKNVMAIAAGVCEGLGLGDNAKAALITRGLVEIARFAVACGGRRDTFYGLAGVGDLLTTCYSPHGRNRAVGLAVGRGERPETVTGRSLNIAEGVTTCRVVVEMAQRLGIDMPITREVEAVLHHGKPPRLAMSDLLQRLPRTEWWRD; encoded by the coding sequence GTGGCGACAACCTATGCACCTTCCTCCGCCGTGACAATTTTGGGAACCGGCGGCATGGGAACGGCCCTGGCCCTGCTTTGGCCTCGCAAGGGGCGTGAGGTTCGTCTTTGGGGACGCGACCCCTCGCGGGTGGAACGAATCGCCCGTCAACGGATCAACGAGGACCATCTGCCGGGCGTTCGACTTGATCCCGCGATCGTCGTGACGGCCGATCCCGCGCGGGCGCTCGACGGCGCGACGCTGATTGTCGTGGCCGTTCCTTCGGCCTTTCTCGGCGCGACCTTGGAGGATTTAGCGCATCGCGCGGGCGTCCCCGCCCCCCATGTGCCAGTCCTGTCGGTCATCAAAGGGATTGAGCCGGGCACCTCCGCGCGTCCCACCGAGATCGTGCGGCGGGTCTGGGGCCAACGGCCTTTGGCCGTTTTGTCGGGGCCGGGCCACGCCGAAGAAATGGCCCGCGGATTACCGACCTCCCAGGTGGTCGCCGGCGATCAACTGGAGTTGGGGATTCAGGTTCAGGAAGCGCTGAATTCCTCGCGGTTGCGAATTTATACGAACGATGACCCCATCGGGGTGGAACTCGCCGGCGCGCTCAAGAACGTCATGGCGATCGCGGCAGGGGTTTGCGAGGGGTTAGGACTGGGCGACAACGCCAAGGCCGCCCTCATCACCCGCGGCCTGGTCGAAATCGCCCGGTTCGCCGTCGCCTGCGGTGGACGCCGCGACACGTTTTACGGCCTCGCGGGCGTGGGCGATCTGTTGACCACCTGCTACTCTCCTCATGGGCGCAATCGCGCCGTGGGTCTGGCGGTGGGTCGCGGCGAGCGTCCCGAGACCGTAACGGGCCGCTCCCTCAACATCGCCGAAGGGGTGACCACGTGTCGAGTCGTCGTGGAGATGGCCCAACGCCTGGGAATCGACATGCCGATTACCCGCGAGGTGGAAGCGGTCCTTCACCACGGTAAGCCACCCCGGCTGGCGATGTCCGACTTGCTTCAACGGTTACCCCGCACCGAGTGGTGGCGCGACTGA
- a CDS encoding sensor histidine kinase, which translates to MRSSAPSLQSGAREDTGSVEPVTGSDEGREQLERDHLRRQVLELQRISSLGMIAGGICHELNNLLTPILNYAKLGLRSDDPAYRTRAFEKILEAAQQAAQITGGVLGLARPSGETRVPTDLAALVEQVLRLTRKDLMEHRVTLEYHARERPRARVNPAQIQQVLFNLVINARQAMPQGGRMLVQVGLDATGRMAELVVADSGVGIDPAGLRRIFDPFFTTKTGPDESGLGGTGLGLSVCREIIEAHKGRIRATSKVGVGTTFCLKLPLDRESESSGETQHAAASPSSRSNRNDAEGAATSPPATVQGRGRDSFNSSAASASAAGEAIGDASPSPSPSKRAATTGRGRSKAMLAARSVVDDSSEER; encoded by the coding sequence ATGAGGTCGTCGGCGCCGTCGTTACAATCGGGTGCGCGGGAGGATACGGGGTCCGTCGAACCAGTCACCGGGTCAGACGAGGGCCGGGAGCAGTTGGAACGCGATCATCTTCGGCGTCAGGTACTGGAGCTGCAGAGGATCAGCAGTCTTGGGATGATCGCTGGAGGGATTTGTCACGAGTTGAACAATTTACTGACTCCGATCCTCAATTACGCCAAGCTCGGTTTGCGCAGCGACGACCCGGCCTATCGAACTCGCGCCTTTGAGAAAATCCTGGAAGCGGCCCAGCAGGCCGCTCAGATCACCGGAGGGGTTCTGGGCTTAGCGCGACCGTCAGGCGAGACCCGCGTGCCTACCGACCTGGCGGCGCTGGTGGAGCAAGTTCTCCGCTTGACCCGCAAGGATTTGATGGAGCATCGCGTGACACTCGAATACCACGCCCGCGAGCGTCCTCGGGCGCGGGTCAATCCGGCTCAGATTCAGCAGGTGCTGTTCAACCTGGTGATCAACGCCCGCCAAGCGATGCCTCAGGGTGGGCGGATGTTGGTTCAAGTGGGGTTGGACGCCACCGGACGCATGGCCGAACTTGTGGTGGCTGACTCCGGTGTTGGCATCGACCCGGCGGGTCTGCGGCGCATTTTCGATCCGTTTTTCACGACCAAGACGGGTCCCGACGAGTCGGGGTTGGGGGGAACGGGTCTGGGGCTATCGGTTTGCCGCGAGATCATCGAAGCTCACAAAGGACGGATCCGGGCCACCAGCAAAGTGGGGGTTGGCACCACCTTCTGCCTGAAACTCCCGCTGGATCGCGAGTCGGAATCCTCTGGGGAAACGCAACACGCCGCTGCGTCGCCGTCGTCCCGTTCCAACCGCAACGACGCTGAGGGGGCTGCGACGTCCCCCCCTGCTACCGTTCAGGGACGGGGACGCGATTCGTTCAACAGTTCCGCTGCCTCCGCCTCCGCTGCGGGCGAGGCGATTGGTGACGCTTCTCCGTCGCCCTCCCCCTCCAAGCGAGCCGCCACGACTGGCCGAGGGCGGAGCAAAGCAATGCTCGCGGCCCGCTCAGTCGTGGACGACTCGAGCGAGGAGCGATAA
- a CDS encoding bifunctional sulfate adenylyltransferase/adenylylsulfate kinase encodes MNATLKDGEPSGLISPYGGGSLVNLLVSDERVAEMKAQSKDLPSLTLDDRSLCDLELLATGGFSPLTSFMGRADYERVIAEMRLADGTLWPLPITLPVALDSGIREGKPLALRDVYGNLLAFLHVEELFPVDKKAEALGAYGTQDAKHPAVAALMRQPDYLAAGPLEVLRLPPHYDFVELRHTPAQVRALFAQLGWSKVVAFQTRNPLHRAHEELTKRAAAQIGGGLLIHPVVGVTKPGDVDHFTRVRCYRALVDDYYEPGSVVLSLLPLAMRMAGPREALLHAIIRRNHGCTHFIVGRDHAGPGKDSQGRPFYDPYAAQDLMRAHEAELGVGMVDFKQMVYLPAEKRYVAIDDVPAGAEIADISGTQVRNDYLAKGIPLPEWFSRPEVAAILSEANPPKHRQGLTLWFTGLSGSGKSTIAQALAERLAEFGRNASLLDGDEIRTHLSKGLGFSKEDRDTNIQRVGYVAGLVSQHGGTVICSVISPYRETREYARKLSPGRFVEIHCATPLEVCEQRDVKGLYAKARAGQIKGFTGIDDPYEVPENPEVRLDTSTTSIADCVQIIIDKLIEMGFIQPHGHA; translated from the coding sequence GTGAACGCGACGCTGAAGGATGGTGAACCATCAGGTTTGATCTCCCCGTATGGCGGTGGGTCGTTGGTCAATCTGCTGGTGAGCGACGAGCGGGTCGCCGAGATGAAGGCCCAGTCCAAGGATCTGCCCAGCCTCACGTTGGATGATCGCTCGCTCTGCGACCTGGAACTGCTGGCCACCGGCGGCTTCAGCCCGTTGACCTCGTTCATGGGTCGGGCCGACTACGAGCGGGTCATCGCCGAAATGCGTTTGGCTGACGGCACCCTCTGGCCATTGCCGATCACCCTGCCCGTCGCGCTGGATTCGGGGATCCGGGAGGGCAAGCCCTTGGCACTTCGCGACGTCTACGGCAACCTGTTGGCCTTTCTGCACGTCGAAGAACTCTTCCCCGTGGACAAGAAGGCCGAGGCTCTGGGCGCTTACGGCACTCAAGACGCCAAGCACCCGGCGGTCGCCGCCTTGATGCGTCAGCCCGACTACCTGGCTGCCGGTCCTTTGGAGGTTCTGCGGCTCCCGCCCCACTACGACTTCGTCGAACTGCGGCACACCCCCGCCCAGGTCCGCGCCCTGTTCGCCCAACTCGGCTGGTCCAAGGTGGTCGCCTTCCAGACCCGCAACCCCCTCCACCGCGCCCACGAGGAACTCACCAAACGCGCCGCGGCCCAGATTGGCGGAGGTCTGCTGATCCATCCGGTTGTGGGGGTGACCAAGCCAGGTGATGTCGATCACTTCACCCGCGTCCGCTGCTACCGCGCCTTGGTGGATGACTATTACGAGCCCGGCTCGGTGGTTCTGAGCCTACTGCCACTGGCGATGCGCATGGCCGGCCCGCGCGAAGCGCTGCTGCACGCCATCATCCGCCGCAACCACGGCTGCACTCACTTCATCGTGGGACGCGACCACGCCGGACCCGGCAAGGATTCCCAGGGACGCCCGTTTTACGACCCCTACGCCGCTCAGGACCTGATGCGCGCTCATGAGGCTGAACTCGGGGTCGGCATGGTGGACTTCAAGCAGATGGTCTATCTGCCGGCCGAGAAGCGTTACGTTGCGATCGACGACGTGCCCGCCGGGGCCGAAATCGCCGACATCTCCGGCACCCAGGTGCGCAACGACTACCTCGCCAAAGGAATTCCCCTCCCCGAATGGTTCAGCCGCCCCGAAGTGGCCGCCATCCTCAGCGAAGCCAACCCGCCCAAGCACCGTCAGGGTCTCACCCTTTGGTTCACCGGGCTGTCCGGCTCGGGCAAATCCACCATCGCCCAGGCCCTGGCCGAACGCCTTGCTGAATTCGGCCGCAACGCCTCGCTGCTGGACGGCGACGAAATCCGCACCCACCTTTCCAAAGGTCTGGGCTTCTCTAAAGAAGACCGCGACACCAATATCCAGCGGGTCGGTTACGTCGCCGGACTGGTCTCGCAACACGGCGGCACTGTCATCTGCTCAGTCATCAGTCCCTACCGCGAAACCCGCGAGTACGCCCGCAAACTCTCGCCCGGCCGCTTCGTCGAAATCCACTGCGCCACGCCTCTTGAGGTCTGCGAACAACGCGACGTCAAGGGCCTCTACGCCAAGGCCCGCGCCGGCCAAATCAAAGGATTCACCGGCATCGACGACCCCTACGAAGTCCCTGAAAACCCGGAAGTCCGGCTCGACACCTCCACCACCAGCATTGCCGACTGCGTCCAAATCATCATCGACAAGCTCATCGAGATGGGCTTCATCCAACCCCACGGTCACGCCTAA
- a CDS encoding CehA/McbA family metallohydrolase has product MRIDHHFHTTLHSPDSAMTPEAMIDRAVELGLDALIVTEHDHQWSQEELAEINQRSRGILVLSGVEVSAREGHFLVYGLPDLADVGVGITLKELLEVARRRGAAVVAAHPYRWGQDFERIAREFNDQLDALELASKNVDQHTRFLVERDLKRFPHLGCTGSSDAHHVNELGCYYSELDGTIQDMAGFVQALKQRRLKPRHHPAPSMVLTCGTLDED; this is encoded by the coding sequence TTGAGAATCGACCATCATTTCCACACCACGCTCCACTCTCCTGACAGCGCGATGACCCCCGAAGCGATGATCGACCGGGCAGTCGAGCTGGGTTTGGATGCCTTGATCGTCACGGAACACGACCATCAATGGAGCCAGGAGGAACTCGCCGAGATCAATCAACGCTCGCGGGGGATTCTTGTCCTCTCCGGCGTGGAAGTTTCGGCCCGCGAAGGGCATTTTCTGGTTTATGGCTTGCCCGACCTGGCCGACGTGGGGGTGGGGATCACCCTCAAAGAGCTTCTTGAGGTGGCTCGGCGGCGGGGCGCGGCGGTGGTCGCGGCCCATCCTTACCGCTGGGGCCAAGATTTCGAGCGCATTGCCCGCGAGTTTAACGATCAGCTCGACGCGCTGGAACTCGCCAGTAAAAATGTTGATCAGCACACCCGTTTTTTGGTCGAACGCGACTTGAAGCGGTTTCCTCATCTGGGGTGCACGGGCTCCTCCGATGCGCACCATGTCAATGAGCTTGGGTGCTACTATTCGGAACTGGATGGCACGATCCAGGACATGGCGGGCTTTGTCCAGGCGCTCAAGCAGCGGCGTCTCAAGCCCAGGCATCACCCCGCGCCCTCGATGGTGCTGACTTGTGGAACCCTGGACGAGGATTGA
- a CDS encoding phospholipid carrier-dependent glycosyltransferase → MPSTTDAPTVLWWSRPPRAREWTLLGLILVATLWLRGHTFGPTVAESTGLALWPVLEGGSEPLDCDEAAYAYIGRELAEGRVMYRDLTENKPPLGYWLYATAVAVGGANEMTIRLLVVPFVLASLVLVHRIARTLAGPLAGLLAAVAFALMSTDPRLFGNGSNFEHFINFFTLVALAGGVRALRPQPEAGGEPEQRRASWVWWLLAGLAVGLAALVKQVAMLTLAALGWIAWRGEPRRGWGGLAALGMGVVTPMALALIVLAAQGALEDARADILEYGRMLANDVPAEPGQPPGWVRWLTGNSEPNKMWSDNGLPWPFGPSTYHTWWGGGSWPLWALSGPAWVWVAMTRRRSPDASARHLVALATLTAWAQVVAPGLYWQHYYLLVVPCVAVVVGVLGGDSWRLLRRGTTWFSRLAAALSLAVCGVALAATGFILTRDYLLVPPAQVTARYKGGNQWIVLRDLGREWGERLRSAGIERPTLYNFGWQSPLFIYGDMDCPTRHFFADPVFKTFAPKGDPRVADRVARTLADLEANPPDLVVLGYVEGFPALRPWLAAKYLPVPFGKMPALARVAWLRRDLADRVQLD, encoded by the coding sequence ATGCCTTCGACCACCGACGCCCCGACTGTCTTATGGTGGAGTCGTCCTCCCAGAGCCCGAGAATGGACGTTGTTGGGTCTGATTCTGGTGGCCACGCTTTGGTTGAGGGGGCACACCTTCGGGCCGACCGTCGCCGAATCCACTGGCTTGGCTCTTTGGCCGGTCCTCGAAGGCGGCTCCGAACCGCTTGACTGCGACGAAGCCGCCTACGCCTACATCGGCCGCGAACTCGCCGAAGGGCGGGTCATGTACCGCGACCTCACCGAGAATAAGCCGCCTCTGGGCTATTGGCTCTACGCCACCGCCGTGGCGGTTGGGGGAGCCAACGAGATGACCATCCGTCTCCTGGTGGTTCCCTTTGTGTTGGCGTCCCTGGTTTTGGTTCATCGGATCGCCCGCACGCTGGCCGGACCCCTCGCGGGGCTCTTGGCCGCGGTCGCCTTCGCCCTCATGTCCACCGATCCCCGTCTTTTTGGCAATGGGTCCAACTTTGAACATTTTATCAATTTCTTCACTCTGGTAGCGTTGGCGGGCGGAGTCCGGGCGTTGCGACCCCAACCTGAGGCGGGAGGCGAACCGGAGCAGCGGCGCGCAAGCTGGGTCTGGTGGCTGCTGGCGGGTCTGGCGGTGGGTTTGGCGGCGTTGGTCAAGCAGGTGGCAATGTTGACGTTGGCGGCGTTGGGATGGATCGCCTGGCGTGGCGAGCCGCGTCGTGGATGGGGCGGACTCGCCGCCTTGGGGATGGGGGTGGTGACACCGATGGCGTTGGCGCTGATCGTGCTAGCCGCTCAGGGAGCGCTTGAGGATGCGCGAGCCGACATTTTGGAATATGGTCGTATGTTGGCCAACGACGTGCCCGCCGAGCCGGGTCAACCGCCGGGGTGGGTTCGCTGGCTGACCGGCAACTCCGAACCCAACAAAATGTGGTCGGACAATGGGTTGCCCTGGCCGTTTGGACCCTCGACGTATCACACTTGGTGGGGCGGCGGGTCCTGGCCGCTTTGGGCGCTGAGTGGTCCCGCGTGGGTGTGGGTGGCAATGACGCGGCGACGCTCGCCGGATGCCTCCGCGCGTCATCTGGTCGCGTTGGCCACTCTGACCGCTTGGGCTCAGGTCGTCGCGCCGGGGCTTTACTGGCAACATTATTATTTATTGGTTGTTCCTTGCGTCGCCGTGGTGGTCGGTGTTCTAGGGGGGGACTCTTGGCGGCTTCTCCGGCGAGGAACGACTTGGTTCTCCCGTCTGGCGGCGGCCTTGAGCTTGGCGGTCTGCGGGGTGGCCTTGGCGGCCACCGGTTTCATTCTTACGCGCGATTATCTGCTCGTTCCACCCGCTCAGGTGACCGCGCGTTACAAAGGGGGCAACCAGTGGATCGTCCTGCGCGATCTGGGCCGCGAGTGGGGCGAACGTTTGCGCAGCGCTGGGATCGAGCGCCCGACCTTGTACAACTTCGGTTGGCAAAGTCCGTTGTTCATCTATGGAGACATGGACTGCCCGACTCGTCACTTCTTCGCCGATCCGGTCTTCAAGACCTTTGCGCCTAAGGGGGATCCGCGAGTGGCCGATCGGGTGGCTCGAACCCTGGCCGATCTCGAGGCGAATCCGCCCGACCTGGTGGTATTGGGTTACGTCGAGGGGTTCCCAGCGCTGCGGCCCTGGCTCGCCGCGAAGTATCTTCCAGTACCATTCGGCAAGATGCCCGCCCTGGCCCGCGTTGCCTGGTTACGCCGCGATCTGGCCGATCGCGTTCAACTTGACTGA
- a CDS encoding DUF1802 family protein, which yields MNPVSASSSPPHANTPWSPPERPAAALKEWSGVVEALGSGRQIILIRAGGLHERRGPGRFQVEQPAFWLWPTRLHQDQQGLKPEAIPPIRPETTINTPPRLEIVAVVAWETRVESLELLERLDPLHVWTPETIRLRFTQRRPGVHLLALRVWRCEPVDPPPGTDASGCSSWVEWPDPLAGPLALARAPALPTDHFQAQLDQLARLLERPAE from the coding sequence ATGAACCCCGTTTCCGCCTCCTCTTCGCCGCCCCATGCCAACACCCCTTGGTCTCCCCCCGAGCGCCCCGCCGCGGCGCTCAAGGAATGGTCGGGGGTGGTCGAGGCGCTGGGGTCGGGCCGTCAGATCATCCTAATCCGAGCCGGTGGTCTTCACGAGCGTCGAGGACCGGGCCGGTTCCAGGTGGAACAGCCCGCGTTTTGGCTCTGGCCCACCCGGCTTCACCAGGATCAACAAGGGCTCAAACCCGAAGCCATTCCTCCGATTCGCCCCGAAACCACGATCAACACCCCGCCCCGTCTGGAGATCGTCGCGGTGGTTGCTTGGGAAACCCGCGTGGAATCGCTTGAACTGTTGGAACGCCTTGACCCGCTCCATGTTTGGACCCCCGAGACCATCCGTCTGCGTTTCACTCAGCGACGTCCCGGCGTTCATCTGCTGGCCCTCCGGGTCTGGCGCTGCGAGCCAGTGGACCCGCCCCCAGGAACCGACGCCTCCGGTTGCTCCTCTTGGGTCGAATGGCCCGACCCCCTGGCCGGTCCTCTCGCCCTTGCCCGCGCGCCGGCGTTGCCAACCGACCACTTTCAAGCTCAGCTCGACCAACTCGCGCGCCTTTTGGAGCGTCCCGCGGAATGA
- a CDS encoding RrF2 family transcriptional regulator — protein sequence MRKISAKEEYACLAALALARRHGRDEPIPLREIAAEDGIPERYLVQILLQLKGAGLVQSVRGSTGGYRLARPPHRLTLGEVIRAIGGSASPLPQPLGPGGRALAQVWRAIEQAEWSILDQTTLAQLVPPEDSSDWVI from the coding sequence TTGAGGAAGATATCCGCCAAGGAGGAGTACGCCTGCCTCGCGGCTCTTGCGTTGGCTCGCCGCCACGGACGCGACGAGCCGATTCCTCTGCGCGAGATCGCCGCCGAAGATGGGATTCCCGAACGCTACCTCGTTCAAATCCTGCTCCAACTCAAAGGAGCCGGTCTGGTCCAAAGCGTCCGGGGTTCCACGGGTGGCTATCGCCTGGCCCGTCCTCCCCATCGTCTCACGCTGGGCGAGGTGATCCGCGCGATTGGCGGTTCGGCCTCCCCCCTTCCTCAACCCCTAGGACCGGGGGGCCGAGCCTTGGCGCAAGTCTGGCGGGCCATTGAACAGGCCGAGTGGTCGATTTTGGATCAGACCACCTTGGCCCAACTCGTCCCGCCGGAAGACTCCAGCGATTGGGTGATTTGA